The Fundidesulfovibrio soli genomic interval CTGTACACGAAGGGGCGGAAGCCCACCCCCTGCACTCGGCCGACCACCACATGCCTGTTGCGCTTGACAGTCTGGTTGTTCACCGCCTGGAAATAAGACATCCAGAAGGCTTGCGCAACACCGCCGGATGAATCAGCCGCCGCGCAGGCGCGTGCACAGGCTCTTCAGGCGGCCCTTGACGAAGCGCGGGGCCTGGAAGGCCACCGGAGCCGGGCAGCGGGGCAGTTCGAACCCCTCGGCGCAGAAATCCCCGGGTCGAAGGGCGGGGAAGCCGATGTCCTCCAGCTGAGAGCCGGGCAGGCACCTGCGCAAGGCTTCGCGGCCCAGGGGGCTCGCGTCCGGCGGCAGGCCAAGCACGGCTAGGAGCGCCGCGTCCAGGGCCACGGGGCTGGCGGCCGCGCCGAGCAGCCCGAGCGGGTAGGGCTTGCCCTTGGCCGGGCCGCTGACGTGCATGGCCACCACGCCATCCACCAGGCTCACCGAGGGGGGCATGGCCAGGCACACGTCCAGGATCATGCTCTCGAAGCGGTTGCCCTTCTCGCCGTGCACCTGGTGCGCCCAGGCCTTGCGGAACCCGGTGACCGCGCCGAAGAAGTTCTTCACGGCCAGGGTGCAGAACATCTGGTCGTGCACCTTGAAGCGCGGCAGGTTGACGATCAGCTCGGCGTCCAGGGCCTGGGCCGAGACGCCCACGCAACCGCCCAGGCTCAAGGGCAGCTTGCGGGTCTGGCCGAAATTCACGAGACGCGCGCCGGTGCCCTTGAGGGCCTGGTCCAGCCCGCAGGCCCTGGCCACGATGCGCGCGGTGCCGAAGGCCGGGGAGTCGCCCACCGTCGCCTTGGCCCGGTGGTCCGCCAGATAGAGGCAGACGGCGCGCACCACGGCGGGCGTGGTGCAGGAGAGAACCGTGTTGGATGGGGCCACCAGGTTGGGCTTCACCAGCACTTCCGCGCCGGGGGCAGGGCGGCAGCCCGCGCCCTCCAGCAGGCGGCCGATGGCCTCTTCCAGCCCGGGGGAGGCGTAGTCCCGCCGGGCCTCAAGGAATACTCGCTGCGTCATGGACGCCCACATAGCCGCAAACCCGCCCCAAGCCAAGACAGGCC includes:
- a CDS encoding DUF362 domain-containing protein; amino-acid sequence: MTQRVFLEARRDYASPGLEEAIGRLLEGAGCRPAPGAEVLVKPNLVAPSNTVLSCTTPAVVRAVCLYLADHRAKATVGDSPAFGTARIVARACGLDQALKGTGARLVNFGQTRKLPLSLGGCVGVSAQALDAELIVNLPRFKVHDQMFCTLAVKNFFGAVTGFRKAWAHQVHGEKGNRFESMILDVCLAMPPSVSLVDGVVAMHVSGPAKGKPYPLGLLGAAASPVALDAALLAVLGLPPDASPLGREALRRCLPGSQLEDIGFPALRPGDFCAEGFELPRCPAPVAFQAPRFVKGRLKSLCTRLRGG